In Gemmatimonadaceae bacterium, the following proteins share a genomic window:
- a CDS encoding ATP-binding protein: protein MPEGRRAWSEPPVPRIVVTGSESTGKTTLARQLAEALGTAWLPEFARTHAQQLQRALTADDVSPIATGQLATEEAAMAEWRERWGVASGGTEAPPLILDTDVVSTTVYAEHYYGECPPWIWAAARERLAPLYLLCTPDLPWLADGVRDRPAARRQLHNAFSARLAELGARVLPVAGTGAARLEVALAAVRGWRAAVAQAQAHEYPHPHPHEPSR, encoded by the coding sequence ATGCCTGAGGGGAGGCGCGCGTGGAGCGAGCCGCCGGTCCCGCGCATCGTCGTCACCGGCTCCGAGAGCACCGGGAAGACCACACTCGCACGGCAACTCGCGGAGGCACTGGGAACGGCTTGGCTCCCCGAGTTCGCCCGCACGCATGCCCAGCAGCTGCAACGTGCGCTCACCGCCGACGACGTCTCGCCCATCGCCACCGGGCAGCTGGCGACCGAAGAGGCGGCCATGGCCGAGTGGCGCGAACGGTGGGGCGTTGCGTCTGGCGGTACGGAGGCGCCCCCGCTCATCCTCGACACCGACGTGGTGAGCACCACGGTCTACGCCGAGCACTACTACGGCGAGTGCCCGCCCTGGATCTGGGCGGCAGCGCGGGAGCGCCTGGCGCCGCTCTACCTCCTGTGCACCCCCGACCTTCCCTGGCTCGCCGACGGCGTGCGTGACCGCCCCGCGGCGCGCCGCCAGCTGCACAACGCCTTCTCGGCGCGCCTGGCGGAGCTGGGTGCCCGCGTCCTCCCAGTTGCCGGGACGGGCGCGGCACGACTCGAAGTCGCCCTCGCCGCCGTTCGCGGCTGGCGCGCGGCCGTGGCGCAGGCGCAGGCGCACGAGTACCCGCACCCGCACCCGCACGAGCCCTCGCGCTGA
- a CDS encoding nicotinamide mononucleotide transporter, protein MNGDLIGDFLRGVLASLTPLEGTAVVFGLVSVWLSTREHIASWPTAIVNVGLYAILFFREKLYADAALQVIYLCLSVYGWYEWKFGGENRTELHVSRLTPRVAISLGAIGLAGAAALGTFLHRTTDAALPYLDATLSVFSLIAQWMMTRKILENWALWIVLDVVYVWMFLFLKHLNFTAFQYGVFLILAALGLRDWKRSYDARRAAHA, encoded by the coding sequence ATGAACGGCGACCTCATCGGCGACTTCCTTCGCGGCGTCCTGGCCTCGCTCACCCCGCTCGAGGGGACTGCCGTTGTCTTCGGCTTGGTCAGTGTCTGGCTCAGCACGCGCGAGCACATCGCGAGCTGGCCCACGGCCATCGTCAACGTCGGGCTGTACGCGATCCTCTTCTTTCGCGAGAAGCTCTACGCCGACGCGGCGCTGCAGGTGATCTACCTGTGCCTCTCGGTCTACGGCTGGTACGAGTGGAAGTTCGGCGGGGAGAACCGCACCGAGCTGCACGTCTCGCGCCTCACGCCGCGCGTGGCCATCTCGTTAGGCGCAATTGGCCTGGCCGGGGCCGCCGCCCTGGGCACCTTCCTGCATCGCACCACCGACGCCGCCCTCCCCTATCTGGACGCGACGCTCTCCGTCTTCTCGCTCATCGCGCAGTGGATGATGACCCGCAAGATCCTCGAGAACTGGGCGCTCTGGATCGTCCTCGACGTGGTCTACGTCTGGATGTTCCTCTTCCTCAAGCACCTCAACTTCACCGCCTTCCAGTACGGGGTCTTCCTCATCCTGGCGGCGCTGGGGCTGCGTGACTGGAAGCGCTCCTACGACGCTCGGCGCGCGGCGCATGCCTGA
- a CDS encoding PQQ-dependent sugar dehydrogenase: MGTAESRDKIGDAPTRRTRWTRWTRWARGTRAVGGASAVRHFAAHSRDALRAPVALIATIATVAVLAATACGSDDPTDCCPGNGTPPTADQLLVTTVAGGFDTIWEVAWGPDGALWLSERPGTITRVNPATGAATRAGSLTVSETGEGGLMGLAFHPDWATQPYVYAAHTYQGANGVRNRVVRMRWNGSSLGASETLLDNLPGSSVHNGARLAVGPDRLLYVTMGDASNTALPQDRTSLGGKILRMTLDGAPAPDNTLGGYVYSMGHRNPQGLAFAPGGALYSTEHGPSDNDEVNRIEGGRNYGWPDVRGMCDGDAGPNERAFCTANNVAEPLATWTPTIAPAGAVYYDAALIPAWRGSLLFTSLKGSALHRLTLASDGRSVTAQETLFAGTYGRLRGIAVAPDGRVYVGTSNRDGRGSPQAQDDRLLRIEPR, translated from the coding sequence ATGGGTACGGCCGAAAGTCGCGACAAGATCGGGGACGCGCCAACGCGGCGGACGCGATGGACGCGATGGACGCGATGGGCGCGGGGGACGCGCGCCGTAGGCGGCGCCTCCGCGGTCCGGCACTTCGCCGCGCATTCCCGCGACGCGCTGCGTGCGCCTGTCGCCCTCATCGCCACGATCGCGACCGTCGCCGTGCTCGCGGCCACGGCGTGCGGCAGCGACGACCCCACCGATTGTTGTCCCGGCAATGGCACCCCGCCCACCGCCGATCAACTGCTGGTGACCACGGTGGCTGGCGGCTTCGACACCATCTGGGAAGTGGCGTGGGGGCCGGACGGCGCGCTGTGGCTGAGCGAGCGCCCGGGGACGATCACGCGCGTGAATCCCGCAACTGGCGCGGCGACCCGGGCGGGGAGCCTGACGGTGAGCGAGACCGGGGAGGGGGGGTTGATGGGGCTCGCCTTTCACCCGGACTGGGCCACGCAGCCGTACGTGTACGCAGCACACACCTACCAGGGGGCCAATGGGGTGCGCAACCGCGTGGTGCGGATGCGCTGGAACGGTTCGTCGTTAGGCGCGAGCGAAACGTTGCTCGACAACCTCCCGGGAAGCTCGGTGCACAACGGCGCGCGCCTCGCCGTGGGCCCGGACCGCCTGCTGTACGTGACGATGGGCGACGCCTCCAACACCGCCCTGCCGCAGGACCGCACGTCGCTTGGGGGAAAGATCCTGCGCATGACGCTCGACGGCGCGCCGGCGCCGGACAACACGCTTGGCGGCTACGTCTACTCCATGGGGCACCGCAACCCGCAGGGGCTCGCCTTTGCGCCTGGCGGTGCGCTCTACTCCACCGAGCACGGCCCGAGCGACAACGACGAGGTGAACCGCATCGAGGGAGGGCGCAACTACGGCTGGCCCGACGTGCGCGGGATGTGCGACGGCGACGCCGGCCCTAACGAGCGCGCCTTCTGCACCGCCAACAACGTCGCCGAGCCGCTGGCGACGTGGACACCGACCATTGCCCCTGCCGGCGCGGTGTACTACGACGCCGCGCTCATCCCGGCGTGGCGGGGAAGCCTCCTCTTCACCTCGCTCAAGGGGAGCGCGCTCCATCGTCTCACCCTTGCCAGCGACGGGCGCAGCGTCACCGCGCAGGAGACACTGTTCGCGGGGACGTACGGGCGCTTGCGGGGAATCGCCGTCGCCCCGGATGGGCGAGTCTACGTGGGGACGAGCAACCGCGACGGGCGCGGTTCCCCGCAGGCCCAGGACGACCGCCTCCTGCGCATCGAGCCGCGTTAG
- a CDS encoding DUF885 domain-containing protein, protein MAGTILGAIALLASSACAIINPRPLVPTPADSALARALLDEALTTYWRHELPRNHELALANGLGVSLLPDVSSQGRKADLRTAQSVTNALDRVNVAALSQGDYVTSLALRWEMDAQAEAVAFSSADFSFLSPAASPVRTLSEIYRLQPMASTAGAERYLYFVEAMAFVLDRMKLALEERRVRGYVAPRETVESALAFYRSLRALGPNGPWALSPERLAPFDSASREVIVREASLTLSQRVYPALDDFVAYLDSAYLPIASSRAGLWQYPGGKELYRHLLRRHSSLDVPPEEAHRVGLGELRRIDSTLALLRAREHWNPGARAFQDSLRLTMVAPSSLDAVRNQVEAHLRRLEKGLEAQFAEAPARDATIRAASPAEALLWPDGTYLPASMAAEVGELLLTDRWRTPAFQAAIASRTYRALVPGRHLEAAMTRGNPAVPAFRRHLETPGYSDGWAQYAASLAGEMGMYAAPLDAYGRLLDEGASIAYLVIDTGIHYLGWSLPQARAVLGRYVLAPDALVDSLVTERVINDPGRAGAGALGAREVAAMRAWMQGEQGKDFSAPAWHHEVLSLGEVPLPIVGSHLEWWLYDTARQRASALAAEQAAAKAAAEKAAAAKQAAGKQVPAPKKKPG, encoded by the coding sequence ATGGCTGGCACCATTCTCGGTGCCATCGCCCTGCTCGCCTCCTCCGCGTGCGCGATCATCAACCCGCGGCCGCTCGTTCCCACCCCTGCCGACTCGGCGCTCGCACGCGCGCTGCTCGATGAGGCGCTGACCACCTATTGGCGACACGAACTCCCGCGCAACCACGAGCTCGCCCTCGCCAACGGGCTCGGTGTGTCACTCCTCCCCGACGTCTCGTCGCAGGGACGCAAGGCCGACCTGCGCACGGCGCAGTCGGTGACGAACGCCCTGGACCGGGTCAACGTCGCCGCGCTCTCGCAAGGCGACTATGTCACGTCACTCGCCCTGCGCTGGGAGATGGACGCGCAGGCCGAGGCGGTCGCCTTCTCCAGCGCCGATTTCTCCTTCCTGTCGCCCGCCGCCTCGCCGGTGCGAACGCTCTCGGAGATCTACCGCTTGCAGCCGATGGCGTCGACGGCCGGTGCGGAGCGGTACCTCTACTTCGTGGAGGCGATGGCGTTCGTCCTCGATCGCATGAAGCTGGCGCTGGAGGAACGTCGTGTGCGCGGCTACGTGGCGCCGCGCGAGACGGTGGAATCGGCGCTGGCGTTCTATCGATCCCTTCGCGCGTTAGGGCCCAACGGACCGTGGGCGCTGTCGCCCGAACGCCTGGCGCCGTTCGACAGCGCGAGCCGCGAGGTCATTGTGCGCGAGGCGTCGCTCACGCTGTCACAGCGCGTGTACCCGGCGCTCGACGACTTCGTGGCATATCTCGATTCGGCCTACCTCCCGATTGCATCCAGCCGCGCCGGGCTGTGGCAGTATCCCGGGGGAAAGGAGCTGTACCGCCATCTCCTGCGCCGGCACTCCTCGCTCGACGTCCCGCCGGAGGAGGCGCACCGGGTGGGGCTGGGTGAGCTGCGCCGCATCGACTCGACGCTGGCGCTGCTGCGCGCGCGGGAGCACTGGAACCCGGGTGCGCGCGCCTTCCAGGACTCGTTGCGCCTGACGATGGTGGCGCCGTCGTCGCTCGATGCCGTGCGCAACCAGGTCGAGGCACACCTGCGGCGCCTGGAGAAGGGGCTGGAAGCGCAGTTCGCCGAGGCGCCGGCGCGCGATGCGACCATCCGCGCCGCCTCGCCCGCCGAGGCGCTCCTCTGGCCCGACGGGACGTACCTGCCGGCGAGCATGGCCGCCGAGGTGGGGGAATTGCTGCTGACGGATCGCTGGCGCACCCCCGCCTTCCAGGCGGCGATCGCGTCGCGCACCTACCGCGCGCTCGTTCCCGGCCGCCACCTCGAGGCCGCCATGACGCGCGGCAATCCCGCCGTCCCCGCCTTTCGCCGGCACCTCGAGACTCCCGGCTACTCCGACGGATGGGCGCAGTATGCGGCGTCGCTCGCAGGCGAGATGGGGATGTACGCCGCGCCGCTCGATGCATACGGGCGCCTGCTCGACGAGGGAGCGTCCATCGCGTACCTGGTGATCGATACGGGAATCCACTACCTGGGGTGGTCGTTGCCGCAGGCGCGCGCGGTGCTGGGGCGCTACGTGCTTGCTCCCGACGCCCTCGTCGACTCGCTCGTCACGGAGCGAGTGATCAACGATCCGGGGCGTGCGGGGGCGGGGGCGCTGGGCGCGCGCGAGGTCGCGGCCATGCGCGCCTGGATGCAGGGAGAGCAGGGAAAGGACTTCTCCGCACCGGCCTGGCACCACGAGGTCCTCTCGTTAGGCGAGGTCCCGCTCCCCATTGTCGGGAGCCACCTGGAGTGGTGGCTCTACGACACGGCGCGCCAACGGGCCAGCGCACTCGCCGCCGAGCAGGCGGCGGCCAAGGCAGCGGCGGAAAAGGCGGCGGCCGCGAAGCAGGCGGCGGGGAAGCAGGTGCCAGCGCCGAAGAAGAAGCCCGGCTAG